From a single Nostoc edaphicum CCNP1411 genomic region:
- a CDS encoding GAF domain-containing protein, which yields MKIHPHSEFNHSRDRREQGLQKLLDRLVKTMQRDELVRQTTNQLRESLQVDRVVLYYFYGQWEGQVTFESLSSKEFSILGSTGPDDCFNNEYAALYLAGRVKAIADIEVEPIQPCHRDFLRNMQVRANLVAPIVIPRGLWGLLVAHHCQGPHDWSPSDIEMMQAGAQTLATDRNILES from the coding sequence GTGAAAATTCATCCTCACTCCGAGTTTAACCATAGCCGCGATCGCCGTGAACAGGGTTTGCAAAAATTGCTCGACCGCCTTGTTAAAACAATGCAGCGCGATGAGCTAGTCCGGCAAACGACCAATCAACTCAGAGAATCGCTTCAGGTTGATCGGGTGGTGTTGTATTATTTTTACGGGCAGTGGGAAGGACAAGTGACTTTTGAATCTTTGAGTTCTAAAGAATTCTCAATACTTGGTTCCACTGGCCCAGATGATTGTTTTAACAACGAGTATGCTGCTTTATACTTAGCAGGACGGGTAAAAGCGATCGCTGATATTGAAGTAGAGCCAATCCAGCCTTGTCACCGAGATTTTCTCCGCAATATGCAGGTTCGCGCCAACTTGGTTGCACCAATTGTCATCCCCAGAGGATTATGGGGATTGCTAGTAGCACATCACTGTCAAGGGCCTCATGATTGGTCGCCATCAGATATAGAAATGATGCAAGCAGGGGCACAAACTCTAGCAACAGATCGTAATATTTTGGAGAGTTAA